The following proteins are co-located in the Haloplanus sp. HW8-1 genome:
- a CDS encoding DUF7549 family protein has product MWVRSEYSGELAVLTTWLSVLIPWNVTYVSGVAGGALLFVRFPLFQIRYSFGVPIAAGITVTDPLSATAFQRGQALEPVYQLWTVGAAVFAAALVVSAVYYRREAWAESWPVDPVRLLGTLLLGTGVVLAAATYLLLSRGFPGVPIPLGVVFLLLFGGVLLTVDRTA; this is encoded by the coding sequence ATGTGGGTTCGGTCGGAGTATTCGGGCGAACTCGCCGTCCTGACGACGTGGCTCTCGGTTCTCATCCCGTGGAACGTAACGTACGTCTCGGGAGTCGCCGGCGGTGCCCTCCTGTTCGTCCGCTTCCCGCTCTTCCAGATCCGGTACAGTTTCGGGGTTCCGATCGCCGCGGGCATCACGGTCACCGACCCGCTCTCGGCGACCGCCTTCCAGCGCGGGCAGGCGCTCGAACCCGTCTACCAACTGTGGACGGTAGGGGCCGCCGTCTTCGCGGCGGCGCTCGTCGTCTCCGCCGTCTACTACCGTCGGGAGGCGTGGGCCGAATCCTGGCCCGTCGATCCCGTTCGCCTCCTCGGGACGCTTCTTCTCGGCACGGGCGTCGTCCTCGCGGCGGCGACGTATCTCCTCCTGTCCCGGGGATTCCCGGGCGTTCCGATCCCGCTCGGCGTCGTCTTTCTCCTCCTGTTCGGGGGCGTCCTCCTGACGGTGGATCGCACGGCCTGA
- the dapA gene encoding 4-hydroxy-tetrahydrodipicolinate synthase: MTLSEFRGVYPAMTTPFHEDGSIDFETLREDAHRLADAGVDGLVPVGSTGESATLSHDEHVEVVEAVVDAVGDDVPVIAGSGSNNTAEALSLSRRSADAGADGLLLISPYYNKPEPAGMYDHYRRVADEVDVPQIVYNVPGRTGRNIDVDTTVDLASHPNIRGYKAASGDLNQVSEIIERTRDEDFAVLSGDDGLILPTLSVGGTGTISVVANVEPARTVDLVHSALDGDFERAREIHHELGPLMRALFWETNPIPVNEAMAIRGYGPGTVRSPLTRLSEERRSDLEAVLADLDPVEAEP, translated from the coding sequence ATGACACTATCCGAGTTCCGCGGGGTCTACCCCGCCATGACCACGCCGTTCCACGAGGACGGCAGCATCGACTTCGAAACCCTCCGCGAGGACGCCCACCGACTCGCCGACGCCGGCGTCGACGGCCTCGTTCCCGTCGGCTCGACGGGCGAGAGTGCGACGCTCAGCCACGACGAACACGTCGAGGTGGTCGAGGCCGTCGTCGACGCCGTCGGCGACGACGTGCCCGTGATCGCCGGTTCCGGGTCGAACAACACCGCCGAGGCGCTCTCGCTCTCCCGGCGCTCCGCCGACGCCGGCGCCGACGGCCTCCTCCTCATCTCGCCGTACTACAACAAGCCCGAACCCGCGGGGATGTACGACCACTACCGGAGGGTCGCCGACGAGGTGGATGTCCCACAGATCGTCTACAACGTCCCCGGGCGGACGGGACGGAACATCGACGTCGACACGACGGTCGACCTCGCTTCCCACCCCAACATCCGTGGCTACAAGGCCGCCAGCGGCGACCTGAATCAGGTTTCGGAGATCATCGAGCGCACCCGCGACGAGGACTTCGCGGTGCTCTCGGGCGACGACGGCCTGATCCTCCCCACGCTCTCGGTGGGTGGGACGGGCACCATCAGCGTCGTCGCCAACGTCGAACCGGCGCGGACGGTCGACCTCGTGCATTCGGCCCTCGACGGCGACTTCGAACGCGCACGGGAGATCCACCACGAACTCGGGCCGCTGATGCGCGCCCTGTTCTGGGAGACGAACCCCATCCCCGTCAACGAGGCGATGGCCATCCGTGGCTACGGGCCCGGGACGGTTCGGTCGCCGCTCACCCGTCTCTCCGAGGAACGTCGGTCGGATCTCGAAGCCGTCCTCGCCGACCTCGATCCGGTGGAGGCCGAGCCGTGA
- the dapB gene encoding 4-hydroxy-tetrahydrodipicolinate reductase — MIEVAVTGAGGHMGREVLAAANERAGMDVTLAVNRTAVGTVEGVDVEDEADLPRLLAERDPDVLVDFTVPDPSTRYVEACAEAGVPAVVGTTGFDDDQLAALSDAADAVPVLRAANFARGVAALRRAIREAVAAVPDYDAELTETHHNRKRDAPSGTALTILDDIDRTRDEAADRVHGREGEQPREEGEIGVHARRAGDVTGEHELLLAGNHEVLTLTHRAESRGVFAEGALDAADWLVGRPAGAYDFEDVL, encoded by the coding sequence GTGATCGAGGTGGCCGTCACCGGCGCCGGCGGCCACATGGGACGGGAGGTCCTCGCCGCGGCGAACGAGCGCGCGGGTATGGACGTCACCCTCGCGGTCAACCGCACGGCGGTCGGCACCGTCGAGGGCGTCGACGTCGAGGACGAGGCCGACCTGCCCCGACTGCTCGCGGAGCGCGACCCCGACGTCCTGGTCGATTTCACCGTCCCCGACCCCAGCACGCGCTACGTCGAGGCCTGTGCCGAGGCGGGCGTCCCCGCAGTCGTGGGGACGACGGGGTTCGACGACGACCAACTGGCGGCGTTGTCCGACGCCGCCGACGCGGTGCCGGTCCTCAGGGCCGCGAACTTCGCCCGCGGCGTGGCGGCGCTCCGGCGGGCGATCCGCGAGGCCGTCGCAGCCGTCCCCGACTACGACGCCGAACTCACCGAAACCCATCACAACCGCAAGCGCGACGCGCCTTCGGGCACGGCGCTGACGATCCTGGACGATATCGACCGGACACGGGACGAGGCCGCCGACCGCGTCCACGGCCGTGAGGGCGAACAGCCCCGTGAGGAGGGGGAGATCGGCGTCCACGCACGCCGCGCCGGCGACGTGACCGGCGAACACGAACTACTACTTGCGGGGAACCACGAGGTGCTGACGCTCACGCATCGTGCCGAGTCCCGCGGCGTCTTCGCCGAGGGGGCGCTCGATGCGGCCGACTGGCTCGTCGGCCGCCCGGCCGGCGCGTACGACTTCGAGGACGTACTATGA
- a CDS encoding 2,3,4,5-tetrahydropyridine-2,6-dicarboxylate N-succinyltransferase, translating to MTLQSDVTDLWQRYDDDAVDAETATAEDYDTLDAFLDGLEAGEIRAAEKRGSAEGTSAGSRPSAGNGQWEANEWVKRGILLNFGLRPTEARSHGGVDYHDVLPLRETDDLGDRGTRNTPDGTTIRRGAYLGSDCIMMSPSFVNVGAHVGDGTLVDSCDTVGSCAQIGEDVKLGANTLIGGVLEPVEDAPVVVEDGVSLGAGCRVTSGFVVGENTVVGENTLLSPRIPVYDLVEEDVIYGRLPPERRAFTRMVESSIGDHDLFAGGAYKPAVVAMDIEAETRDATKREEALRE from the coding sequence ATGACACTGCAATCCGACGTAACCGACCTGTGGCAGCGCTACGACGACGACGCGGTCGACGCCGAGACGGCCACCGCCGAGGATTACGACACGCTCGATGCCTTCCTCGACGGGTTGGAGGCGGGCGAGATCCGCGCCGCCGAGAAGCGGGGCAGCGCCGAGGGAACCTCGGCTGGCTCCCGGCCGTCGGCCGGGAACGGCCAGTGGGAGGCCAACGAGTGGGTCAAGCGCGGTATCCTGCTCAACTTCGGCCTGCGGCCCACCGAGGCGCGCTCTCACGGCGGCGTCGACTACCACGACGTGTTGCCCCTGCGGGAGACGGACGACCTGGGTGACCGGGGGACCCGCAACACACCCGACGGCACGACGATCCGCCGGGGCGCCTATCTCGGGAGCGACTGCATCATGATGAGTCCCTCGTTCGTCAACGTCGGCGCACACGTCGGCGACGGCACCCTCGTCGACTCCTGTGACACCGTCGGCTCGTGTGCCCAGATCGGCGAAGACGTCAAACTCGGCGCGAACACGCTCATCGGCGGCGTCCTCGAACCCGTCGAGGACGCTCCTGTGGTCGTCGAGGACGGCGTCTCGCTCGGTGCCGGCTGTCGCGTCACGAGCGGTTTCGTCGTCGGCGAGAACACGGTCGTCGGCGAGAACACGCTGCTCTCGCCGCGCATCCCCGTCTACGACCTCGTCGAGGAGGACGTGATCTACGGCCGCCTGCCACCGGAGCGCCGCGCGTTCACCCGGATGGTCGAGTCCTCCATCGGCGACCACGACCTCTTCGCCGGCGGCGCGTACAAGCCCGCCGTCGTCGCCATGGACATCGAAGCCGAGACCCGCGACGCCACGAAGCGAGAGGAGGCGCTCCGGGAATGA